GGCGAGCTGGCCGAGCAGGTCGCGGCGATCCTCGCCGGCGAACCCGTCAACCTGCTGGAGACGCTCGCGCGGCGGATCGCCGACGCGGCACTGACGTTCGCGCTCGTGGATGCCGTGACCGTCACCGTGCACAAGCCGCAGGCGCCGATCCCGGTGCCGTTCACTGATGTCGCCGTAACGGTGCGACGCCGACGAGAGGATGCCGGATGAGCCGCCGACTCGCCCAGGGTCTCGATGACGAGGCTCCCCGCGCGGCGCGACCGGCCGTGCCGGCGGTCGTCGCCCTCGGCGCGAACCTCGGCGACCGCGCCGAGACGATCTCCGCGGCGCTCGATGACCTCGCACGGCTGCCGCTGACGTCGGTGACGGCTGCCGCGGCGCCCATCGAGTCGATCGCGCTCACGCCGTCGGGTCCCGATGTCTCCGCCCCCGGGTACCTCAACACGGTCGCCCTCCTGTCGACGCGCCTCGCGCCGAGCGTGCTGCTGGCCTTCCTGCACGCCGTCGAGGAGCGGCACGGTCGCCCCCGTCGCACGGCCGATCAGCCGCGCTGGCAGGACCGGACGCTCGACCTCGATCTGATCGCGTACGGTGACGTGCGTTCCGACGACCCCGCGCTCACCCTCCCGCATCCGCGCGCCGCCGAGCGCGACTTCGTGCTGCGTCCCTGGGCCAGTGTCGATCCCGACGCCGAGCTGCCCGGCCGCGGACGCGTCGCCGACCTGCTGCGCGCCCTCGACGAGGAGGACGCGTCATGAAGCGCACGGGAGCCGCGCCGCTCATCGTCTCGGCCGTGATCGGGCTCGTCGTCGGGTACCTCATCGACCAGGCGCTCACCGCCGCCGGGCAGCCGACGTTCACCCCGTCGCTCATGCTGCCGGTGCTCCTCGTGCTTGTCGCCGCCGTGACGGTGGCGCTGGCCGTGCCGATCCGGCGCGCGACGACCGGTGCCAGTGGACAGCGCGTCGACCCGTTCCACGCCGTGCGCATCGCGATGCTCGCTCGCGCGTCGAGCATCGTGGGGGCCGCCGTCGTCGGCGTCGGGGCAGGGTTGCTGGTCTTCCTCCTCACCCGCCCGGTGACTCCCTCGTTAGGCTCGACGGGTACCGTGGTCGCCGCCGCGGTCGCGGGGCTGGTTCTCGTGATCGCGGGGCTGGTCGCCGAGTACCTGTGCACCATTCGGAAGGACGATGATGACGAACAGCCCGGACCAGCCGATCCCGGCTTCGGACTCTCCCACCACGACTGAGCCGCTCCCCCCGGCCCCCGTCGGCGTTGCGCCCACGGACGGGACCCTGGATGCCGGGACGTTCTCCGCGATCGTCGAACCCCGCAGTGTGCACCGCCTGCCGCTGGGCGACGGCCGGTGGCATCAGGTCTCCCGGAAGTACATCGCCGTCCAGGTGATCTCGCACGTCGCCTTCCTCGCGTTGATCGTGGCCGCCGCGGCGGTGCTGGGCCTCGTGCTCGAGCAGGGGTGGGTGTGGATTCCCGCCGGCATCGTCGCCGTGATCACCGCGGTGACGCTGATCGTGCTGCCCCGTCAGGCGCGGTCGATCGGGTACCAGCTCCGCGCCGACGATCTCGTCTTCCGCCGCGGCATCCTGTGGCAGCGCATGGTGGCCGTGCCGTACGGGCGCATGCAGCTCGTCGACATCACGCACGGGCCGCTCGACCGCGGCTTCGGCATCGCGCAGCTCAAGCTCGTGACGGCCGCGGCCGCCACGGGCGTCACGATCCCGGGGCTGGCGCAGACGGCGGCGGAGCAGTTGCGCGACACGCTCATCGATGTCGCCGAGACCCGCCGGACCGGACTGTGACGGTGCCCGGCTCGCCCGTCGCCCCCGCGGGGGCCTTCGCGGAGGCGCGCTCCCCGCTGAGCGACGGCGAGTGGCATCGACTGCACCCGCTGACCCCGCTCATGAAGGGCGGCCTGTTCCTCGTCGTCGTGATCGGCATCGTCGTCACGAACCTCCGTGACCGGCTGATCGCGATCTTCCTCCCGGGGATGTCGGAGGAGTACGAGTACGCGGGCGACCCGATCGACTACATCGTCGCGAACGACCTGATCGTCATCGCGGCGCTGGTGGTGCTCGGTGTGCTCGTGGTGCTGCTGGGGCTGTTCTGGTTGTCGTGGCGCTTCCATACCTTCCGGATCACCGGCGACGACGTCGAGGTGCGCAGCGGCGTGCTCTTCCGGACACATCGGCGTGCGCCGCTCGACAGGGTGCAGGGCGTGAACCTCACGCGTCCGATGATCGCCCGCATCCTCGGCATGGCGAAGCTCGAGGTCGTCGGCGCCGGACTCGATGCGAACGTCAAGCTGGAGTACCTGTCCACGGCGAACGCCGAG
This genomic window from Candidatus Microbacterium phytovorans contains:
- the folB gene encoding dihydroneopterin aldolase, whose product is MTDEISISGIRAVGYHGVYDHERRDGQEFVADVVLSLSLDAASRSDDVADTVHYGELAEQVAAILAGEPVNLLETLARRIADAALTFALVDAVTVTVHKPQAPIPVPFTDVAVTVRRRREDAG
- the folK gene encoding 2-amino-4-hydroxy-6-hydroxymethyldihydropteridine diphosphokinase, which translates into the protein MSRRLAQGLDDEAPRAARPAVPAVVALGANLGDRAETISAALDDLARLPLTSVTAAAAPIESIALTPSGPDVSAPGYLNTVALLSTRLAPSVLLAFLHAVEERHGRPRRTADQPRWQDRTLDLDLIAYGDVRSDDPALTLPHPRAAERDFVLRPWASVDPDAELPGRGRVADLLRALDEEDAS
- a CDS encoding DUF3180 family protein, whose product is MKRTGAAPLIVSAVIGLVVGYLIDQALTAAGQPTFTPSLMLPVLLVLVAAVTVALAVPIRRATTGASGQRVDPFHAVRIAMLARASSIVGAAVVGVGAGLLVFLLTRPVTPSLGSTGTVVAAAVAGLVLVIAGLVAEYLCTIRKDDDDEQPGPADPGFGLSHHD
- a CDS encoding PH domain-containing protein → MTNSPDQPIPASDSPTTTEPLPPAPVGVAPTDGTLDAGTFSAIVEPRSVHRLPLGDGRWHQVSRKYIAVQVISHVAFLALIVAAAAVLGLVLEQGWVWIPAGIVAVITAVTLIVLPRQARSIGYQLRADDLVFRRGILWQRMVAVPYGRMQLVDITHGPLDRGFGIAQLKLVTAAAATGVTIPGLAQTAAEQLRDTLIDVAETRRTGL